GCGTTCAGAAAGCCGCTTCGAGTAGTGGAGGACAACGGCCATAGATCCACCAGCATTGTCTGCGGCCAAGTGGTCACCAGAAACCCACCATTTCGGGTGGATCACATTGGATGCTAGTATTTGGTGTGTTTTGGTGGTAATGCCCAAAAATGGCAAACAAGTCCGACCATTAGTGGCGTTTAGTGATTGTTATCTATCACAAATGCGCACATAATGAGCGCCAGATTGATTCTTTCTTTCCATCCGCACCCGGATTCTCACCCGTGCTTGCCGAAGAAAGGCGGTCTCGCTTGCTCGAACTTGTGCGGACGCGCGGCTTTGCGGCATTGCCCGACCTGGCCGATGCGCTGGCGGTGTCCGAGTCGACGGTCCGCCGCGATTTGGACTATCTCGAGGAAGCCGGTTCGGCCAAGCGGACCCACGGCGGCGTCTTCTACACAGGCTCTTCGCCGAAGCTACCACACTTTGACGAGCGGCAGCCGGCCCAATGGGACAAGAAGCGGGCGATCGCGGCCAGGGCCGCGCAACTGATTCAAGATGGCGACACGTTGCTGTTGGACGGCGGCACCACGACCTACGAGGTCGCGCGCTTGTTGGCGGGGCGCCATTTGCAGATCGTCACCAATTCGCTGCCGGTCGCAAACCTGTTTGCCTCCAGCTCCAACACCGACCTGGTGTTGGTCGGCGGCTACGTCTATCCGCGTACCGGCGTGTCGCTGGGACCCTATGCGAATCAAATGCTGGCGTCACTGAGCGTGCGGCGGACCGTGCTCAGCGTGGCAGGTATTAACGACCGCGGGTTCTACAACAGCAACCTGCTGCTGGTCGAGACCGAGAGGGCCATGCTCGACGCTTCCGAAGAAGTGATCGTTGTGGCCGACAGCACGAAGTTCGGACATCAGAGCCTGGCCCATCTCTGCCCATTGGAACGAATCGATTATCTGGTCGTCGATCGCGACATCGACGACGCTTGGCGAGACAAAGTAACGGCTGCGGGCGTAAAGCTCGTGGTCGCCGAGCCACTGGACGCACGCCCTGCGACGAAATCATGAGCCTTGCCACGAGTATCGCCCGACCACAGATCGACCGCGCGAGTATCGAGCGCATCGTCCGCGAAATCGTGCTAGCGCAGTCGGCCACGCCGCCACTGGCGTCGGGTACGTCGACTTTGCCGAAGCTGGTTGTCAGCATTTCAGCGCGTCATGTACATCTGACGGACGAGCACGTGGAGATTCTGTTTGGCCCAGGCCGAACGCTGACGCCGCAAAAGCCGCTCTACCAGGATGGGTTTTATGCGGCCGAAGAAACCGTGATGGTTGTCGGCCCGCGACGACGGATGCTCCCCAGCGTGCGCGTGCTTGGGCCGACTCGGCCCGCCAGTCAGGTGGAACTGGCCTTTACCGACGGGATCTCGCTGGGCGTCGACCTGCCGGTCCGCGCCA
Above is a window of Pirellulales bacterium DNA encoding:
- a CDS encoding phosphate propanoyltransferase, encoding MSLATSIARPQIDRASIERIVREIVLAQSATPPLASGTSTLPKLVVSISARHVHLTDEHVEILFGPGRTLTPQKPLYQDGFYAAEETVMVVGPRRRMLPSVRVLGPTRPASQVELAFTDGISLGVDLPVRASGKIAGTPGCVLVGPNGVVELKEGVIRAERHVHMNNEHAALYGVKNGDRMRLRIESTCTTVFEDLLVRADATSKLEVHIDTDEGNAVDLDHATKVELLK
- a CDS encoding DeoR/GlpR family DNA-binding transcription regulator, yielding MLELVRTRGFAALPDLADALAVSESTVRRDLDYLEEAGSAKRTHGGVFYTGSSPKLPHFDERQPAQWDKKRAIAARAAQLIQDGDTLLLDGGTTTYEVARLLAGRHLQIVTNSLPVANLFASSSNTDLVLVGGYVYPRTGVSLGPYANQMLASLSVRRTVLSVAGINDRGFYNSNLLLVETERAMLDASEEVIVVADSTKFGHQSLAHLCPLERIDYLVVDRDIDDAWRDKVTAAGVKLVVAEPLDARPATKS